The following proteins are encoded in a genomic region of Dasypus novemcinctus isolate mDasNov1 chromosome 21, mDasNov1.1.hap2, whole genome shotgun sequence:
- the LOC101413498 gene encoding small ribosomal subunit protein uS2-like has translation MSGALDVLQMKEEDRLKFLAAGTHLGGTNLDFQMEQYIFKRKSDGIYIINLKRTWEKLLLAVRAIVAIENPADVSVISSRNTCQRAVLKFAAATGATPTAGRFTPGTFTNQILAAFREPRLLVVTDPRADHQPLTEASYVNLPTIALCNTDSPLRYVHIAFPCNNKGAHSMGLMWWMLAREALCMRGTISREHPWEVMPDLYFYRDPEEIEKEEQATAEKAVTKEEFQGERTAPAPEFTAAQPEVADCSEGVQVPSAPIQQFPPEDWSA, from the coding sequence ATGTCCGGAGCCCTTGATGTCCTGCAAATGAAGGAGGAGGATCGCCTCAAATTCCTTGCAGCAGGAACCCACTTAGGTGGCACCAACCTTGACTTCCAAATGGAACAGTacatcttcaaaaggaaaagtgatggcATCTACATCATAAACCTGAAGAGGACCTGGGAGAAGCTTCTGCTGGCCGTTCGCGCCATCGTTGCCATTGAAAACCCTGCAGACGTCAGCGTCATATCCTCTAGGAATACTTGCCAGCGGGCTGTGCTGAAGTTTGCTGCCGCCACTGGAGCTACCCCTACTGCTGGGCGCTTCACTCCTGGAACCTTCACCAACCAGATCCTGGCAGCATTCCGAGAGCCACGTCTCCTGGTGGTGACCGATCCCAGGGCTGACCACCAGCCTCTCACAGAGGCGTCCTATGTCAACCTGCCCACCATTGCCCTGTGTAATACAGACTCTCCTCTGCGCTACGTGCACATCGCCTTCCCGTGTAACAACAAGGGCGCTCACTCGATGGGTCTGATGTGGTGGATGCTGGCCCGGGAAGCCCTGTGCATGCGTGGTACCATCTCCCGTGAGCACCCGTGGGAGGTCATGCCTGACCTCTACTTCTACAGGGATCCCGAAGAGATTGAAAAGGAAGAGCAGGCCACTGCTGAGAAGGCTGTGACCAAGGAGGAGTTTCAGGGTGAAAGGACCGCCCCTGCTCCTGAATTCACTGCTGCTCAGCCCGAGGTCGCAGACTGCTCTGAAGGCGTGCAGGTGCCCTCCGCGCCTATTCAGCAGTTCCCTCCTGAAGACTGGAGCGCTTAG